The nucleotide sequence ACGAACTACTTAACTATTGTTGATAACTTTGTAAATTACAGATAAATCCACAATTTGAAACCACTCAACGTGTACAGAATAAAACCCACGAGTCCCCTAACTTCCCATCCCAGCGAACGCAACTTTCAGTGGCGCCCCGCCGCTTTGCCTCTAATATGTCCAAAAGTTGCAACCAATTTCGAACTGCAGATGGGTGGTGCACACTCGCATCAGTGGCTGATGCCTAATGGCCGTGATAATGCCATGACAACTGTGCGAACATCGGAGTACTCCGGAAAGTTCTGCCATCTCCCGTGGCTGTCTGTCGAGTTCGAAGCCACGGAACTATGCCAAAATTACTCAACCACGTTGCAACACCTGCTCGGATGTGGCTCCTTTCCATCCCGGAGCACCGCTTAGAATGCTGGGCAACTGCGGAGCAACAAAAAGGAGGTCCTGGGCCAATTAGTTCGGACTCCTGTCCAGCAATTGGGCAACGTGGATCGTTCTCCTTAGCAGCATGATGTTGTGAACGACGCATGTCAATGAGAAGTCCCACAAGTTGGTAAGTGGAAATGCTAAGAAACCACAAATAATAAGGAAACACATACGAAACTATAAGTCATACGactatttcattaaaaatcaGTTCGTTGGTTTGgattttttggattttagTACGTACCCGTACTAACATGATTTTGATGTAAAAAAATAAGTGTTCGATGAGTGAATAACAGCCTGATCTGGccatctaaaaatatttatgtccGAAAGCACAGAGAGCTGACAGTTTCTGTTTCGGCCAAATACTCAAAAGTACACATTCACTTTGCTGTCAAATTAATCCCATCCGGAAAAGTTCCCCtcgaaacagaaaaaaaaagattgatGGACATACGAGCAAAAAGAGTTATAAAGACGAAAAAGTGGCGGATAGGACAACATCCAGCAAGCTGGCTATTCGGTTTGAAGCCCCCAAAGACGAAAAGATCAAAACGATGTGAGTCCTATCCTTTAGAGTCCTTTAACATCTGTTTTTAACCAACTTTTTCAGAATACGTCCACGGTGGTGGAGTGGCGGTGTGGCAGGTGCCATTGCGCAATGCTTTACGGCACCTTTCGATCTGATCGAGGCTCGAATGGTGGTTATCAAGAAGGACAGAGGAATGGCTTCAAATCTCCAACAGGCAATTCGAACGCATGGTAATTATGGGTACaagctataaataaaatcactaGCGACCTAGGATAGGATCACTATCTAAATACTTATACAAGATTGCAAAACTAACTTTTGctgtaataaaaatcaattaggATCCTATTGTGGCACACTTGTGTGTGAATGCAGAACTTTGTTTTGATAGGAAATTTCCTTCCTAGGTTTTATTTCACTATACGATGGATTAAGTGCCCAGTTATTGAGACAGCTGACATACACCTCGATGCGGTTTCACCTGTACGAAATGGGAAAGGAGCACCTGGATGATCCTGCTGGTTTGTTGGACAAAGTGCTGGTGGCTGCATTGGCTGGTTGTGTGGCTGGTGTGGTGGGTACACCCATGGAGTTGATCAACACCCGGATGCAGGTCAATCGCGCGCTGCCCAAGGAAACGCGGTGGAACTATCGAAACGTCTTCGATGGACTGTACCGTGTGACCAGGGAAGAGGGCTTTACGAAGCTGTACAGCGGATGTTTCCTCTCCTTTATGCGGTCCAGCCTCATCACCATCAGCCAAAATGCTGCTTACGATCAGGTAtggttttataaatatataacttTAATATGAATGTTATTTGATTCCCTGTTCAATTCCACAGGCCAAGCAGATCTACGCAGAATTTTTTCACATGAAGCACGACAACACATTGCTGCACCTGATAAGTTCCGTGACGGCTGCTTTCGTCTGCGGTCCAATCATCAAGCCCATTGAGAACTTGAGATACCTCAGAATGGTGGATTCAAGAAGATTGATAAATTCCATTTCCTATATGATGCGCTTCGGAAGTCGCGGACCTTTTCGCGGTATGGTGCCCTATGTTTTGCGCATGGTACCCAATACGGTCATTACTTTTTTAAGTTTCGAGCAGCTTCGTGTTAATTTTGGGTACATTGAAATTGAAGATGATGAATGAGTGCGAGAAGCAATGTGTGTCAGCCAAAAGTAGTATTACcttttgtatatgtattttaacaCAAAAGAAAGAATTATATACTTTTCTGGTAACAGAAGCACACAATAAATATAACGaagatttatattaaaatattgattaTTTTCCTTCATTTATACCGAACCACCAAACTTGAATCTAAGTTATCTTATGTCATTTAGCTCCGAAACCGTCTATTCAAACATTTGCTTTCCAACCCACCTATTCTAACCTGTGTGACCTCAATGGCATCCTGTCCACTAGTCAAATAATTGGTAGCTTCCAGACTCCTGGCCTCGGACTCTTGTTTATTTGCTAAGCAAACTCGACCAGAGTCAGGCTAAATAAACGGCGCATGCACCTTCATGAGGCATTCAATTCCGCATTGATTGCACACAGAGCTGCTCGCTCAAAAACAGGtcaacagtgcgtatgcgttATATTTAATAATGCAAACCAAGGCAAGCTTGCCACGAAGACCAATGCGGCTGAAGAAACACAAACTATGCAAATGATTTTAATGGCAAACCAAATGTGCCAGCCAAACGACTAATAACCTGGCAAGTGGAACAGAAAACATCGAAACCGCTACCTCTGACCTGTGACCCCTTGCCCCAGGTCTTCAGACATCTGAGGCACAACTCATCGTCGATGCAATCGCAAGTCAGCCATAAACTTGGCTCAAAGCATTTATGCAAATCGTGGGTGCTCCGCCTGAGTGTTAGTTTGGGCTAAAGGACTAGTCATAATCAAACACTCGCAAAAACTTCGTGCTTTTTATGAGGCAATTACGatcgtttaatttatttcaaagcACATAAAGAATAAAATGAGGTTGTTCTTGTAAAGTGCTAGTATGATTTAAGGTAGAGGGTTGTGAGAGTAATATCTATCGAGCTTTTATTCAGTTTAATTGAGTCGCGTTATTCTTATTTTTGCGCCTTGCCATCGTTCTAAAATTGCCTACttacaaattcaatttccacAATGATTGCAATCACGATTAAAGGGTAGTCGAGAGTGGGTGCGTGTGGAGTAATAGCCGGAGTGTCCTCCATATGCTCGCCAGCCATCCACAACAATGCCGTTCATACGTGCAACATTTACCCACGTTTACGTGACACGACACCCACACAACGCAGAATGCGGCACTGGAGGGATGTGTGGCGGCAGGATGGGATGGCGGAGTCCGCCAACGTTGTCCGGGCATTGTTGCTCATACGCCTAGTTGTCATCGTGGCGGCATCTAAACTAGAACTACACACACAGCACGTGCTGGCATTTAGCCCCATCTTCGGTGGCACAACTGCGTCCTCCTTGTCAAGGAGTTGGACAAATTAATGTTCATTAGTCACGTTGCGAGTTGTAATCAATTTATAATGCGACCAGTTGTGGTTGATGTTTCGTTCGGCGGAAGGAAAAGGTTCTTGAGGTCAATGATCCAGTGAGCACTGGGCTtcgattttttatttgctataATTCTGCTTTACGAGGACTTCTTATTCCATTAGTAAGCGCACTTAAATACTTCTTTGAATTAACATGGAAATCTTTATCGTAAAAAAACGTTGGTAAAAGTTCACATGGTATTTTTGTCAAATTCCGAATGCGCAGCACGATCGTCTTAATTGTACTTCTCCCCTCCCAGGGAGCAAATTCCGAAATGGAGCCTCAGTTGCTCGTACAAAACAAATAGCAAAGTGGTGGCCGGTGCTTTTCGCACTATAGTTGGCACAAATCCTCGATAGGGTCCCATTACGCCAAAGCGCATCATGTGAACAGACGCTTGGAAGACTGTGCGAAATTCGCCGGGTCTGGAGTTCATCATAATGGTCCTTACCACGTCCAGGGGATGAGTGATCGCAGACGAAATGATCGATGTACCCAGCGAAGTGAGAAAGTGCAAGGGCAATCCGTCATTCACAGAGATATTTTTCCTCACTTCCGTTTTAATCTTAAAAGATATCAAAATACAATTCGCAGTGAATGGAAACTAAATAGATTAAGTACTAGCATTTGAATACTCACAATATCGTAGAAAGCTATCTGGCTGCAAGTGCTTAGCGATGATTTGAAGACCGCTACCGATCCACCTTTGTAAAGTGCCTTCCAGCCCTCCTCCTTGGGAATTCGAATGAGTCCATCGAAGACATGCTTATAGCTGAAATCGAGGCAATAGAAACTCTAAGATTGATGGCGATTATTCGCGAGCTAGGTCAAAATACTTGCGTCGCTTGTACGGCGGCTCCTTCATATCGGTTTGCATCCGCACGTTAATCAGATCCGTTGGTATACCAAACGCAGAACCGCAAGCTCCAGCCACGCAGCCCAAAATAATCTTTCCCAGATATGAATCCCTATCGACGTACTCCATTTTCTTGCCAGTATCATACACTATGAAATGGATATTGGTGCTGGTCATTTGTCTCAGGATGGCAGCCGAGAAGCCATCGTAGAAGCCCAAGTATCCTAAAATCGGGATCatcgtttttatttcattatatatattaaaaatccGTCTAGGAATTTACCTTTTAAAGAGTGTATTCTTTTGACCGTGCCTAAAATTGAACGCTTTTGCCTTTGGATCTGCATGTGAGTTTTCACGATATCAATGGGCGCCACTGCGAAGGCAACGCACATCGAGGCAAAGCCACCGAACCACCAACGCGGCAAAAGTCCTTCGGGCTCATCATGGCAGTCGCCAAGGAAGTGGTCATCAAAAACCGGCATTCCTCCAGATGGTCGACGCACTTCCTTTCACCGTGCATTCGGATTCTGGACGATTCTAGATTGGCcctaatttaaagaaattggCTTTTGATTGGGAGGGAAAGGCTTAtgtgtttcttttttgctttCACTGACAATTTTAACATTATAATACTGTTGCTATCGTTGTAAACTATCAATACAGATTGagcttttttaaataaaacggCTTCTTACTTGGGACAAATTTGGGTCGATCACCTAAAACGGCAGACAAGTTGTACTACTTTACATTACAAAAAATAGGGGGTGAAAgttagttattttattttaagagGAATCTGTGAAATGCTTAGCCAGGCAACACTGGGTCAACATTGAGGAATCTTTGTATTTTCACGGCACATTTACCAGGGTTAGAGTTTAAAAATACactatgtttatattttccaAAGTAATTTCCTCTATATTCTGAGCCCCAATCAGGGCCTTCATTGTGTATGTCTGCTGGAGGAGACTAACTTCAATATCTGCAGCTCGCTGATAGCAAGCATCAACTCCGCACTCAACTTTTACCTTCAATGCATTTTACCAGCGACCGCCCATCGGACAACGCCCATCCAAGGACAGTGGCAGCTTATAAATCTAAACAAGCTCAGTTGCCCAGTTGCATAAGTTTACAGTTACGATTCCTGCACACCCGATCCCGGCCCAGCAAGTTGGAGACCCCGATGCGACCCGCTGCATTCCAGTGGGTCTCCAACGGCATTCCACCAGCGAAACTTTTCCTCCGCGCGGTTTGGTCGTGCGCACTCTTTTGCGCCTCTACCCCGAGCACGTGCCTTCGTCCTTTTTGCACACCTGCCCAATCACCTGTGGGTGCTGCACCACCCACCAACCCATTTGCACCTCCCGCAGAGCGCTCGAAATGGTTTCCCCGTTCGCTGTCCCGATGACATAATAAACGAGGTTACCAGCAGCGAACTTGCTCCTCTACTTTGTCCTGGCCCAAGTTCTCACTTCCTCATCGATTCCACACACTTCTAGGTTGTCCTCTGGTTTCTCTGCTAGCTACAATTTAAAAAGATTTTGACTTATATTGATgtttattgtaaattaaaaaaaaataaaaattaaatagataGAAACAATAgaaacatatattttataatagcATGAATTAAGTTGAATAAAATGATGtggtttatttaaattcaataataatatattttaattccagataaaaaactattattacaCACAGAATACGGATAATGAAAAACAACATATAATAATTTCGCAAAAACTGTAATTAATTTTCAGATACCTATTATTTCAAAGACTTGTTTACTCTGTACTCATGTGCAGTAAAGTGATTCTTCGATTTCTCTTGTAAAGAGTCAAGTGACTATTTCTAGAGTTCGTTTTAAACTAAGATAAATTTGCTTCGGTTTATTTCTGTTTAGCTCCCAACAAAAATGGGAATATAATGAAATCCATAGGGTATCTCGACTTTCGGGCCGCACAAATATGAGTTATTCCACTTTTTTTGCTCCGGCTCTCCAGCTAATGTCGGACATTTGTCGCTGTCCTTGCAACTCATCCTATTTTGCATACTCGACACGCTCTGTCGGACCTTTGCTGGTGGACCTCCTCTCCATTTTGCCAATTTTCGGCACCATTCCGGTTCCTCGCCACTTCGTGTGCATTGACAAGTTTTTGTCACGTTTTCGGTGGTGCTGGAAATTTGAGCAACTTTTTCGCAGCACGCACTTATCAAAAGTGGCTTCGACTTTTGTGCCAAAAGAGTAAATGAGGCGTCTTCAGCAGCTGGCGAGGCGAGCGGTGACGGGAACAGGTCATGCACCTGACCAGGCCCAGGCCCAACTAacttttctaattaaattcaacaaaaataaaaccacaaCACACACTCGACCGGCAGAGGAAGCTGAAAAGCAGTTGGCAAGTTGACACTCGCTTatcatttccgtttccggcaGGCAGAACGGGACAACCGTATGACGTCcgctgtttttttcttttacagGGTATTTGAGGTCTAAAAGggtatttaatttatattaaaattatacaaaatattttcattcaaGAAACCGAAATGTATAATAATGATTTAGCAAACTTAAGTCAAGTTTAAGTTTAAATCCCCATTAAAATTCATAACGATTTAAATTATTCGAATGCTGTTTAAGAGGTATTTCAAGGCAGTAGCAGagtgttgtatttttttctgtCCCAATTGCAGCTCTGCAGGACTTTTGTATAATGAGAGGGGGGGGCCACAAGGAGGTGGCGAAACGAGGgaacattttaattgtcaACGCCCAAAGTGTTTAAGTGGCTCGAGAATGCGATTGCAGCCCGGCAATCATTAATTGGCATTACCAGCGGGTGACAAACTCTTTCTCGCACTTCCGCCCACTCACACATGGCCTGATGGATTATGCTTAATTGCAATTCATTTGATATTGACACTTTGGAGTGGCTCTCGTCCGGTTTTCTGCTACTGCCTACTCGAAGACGCGCCTGGCCATGCCAAATTGTCATTGATTAATGTCAACACGACTGGGCGCAGAGAGTGGGTGGCGGTGAACACCAAGAGTTGTATATTCGAGTGCAAAGCAATTAATTTCCCGAATGCACTCGAACGGAAACTGAAGAGCCGCCACACATACGATTACAGGAAGTGTGTATTCAACCTTAAGGTTTCGACCAACTCCAAATGAGTGGTGGATGGTTATTCGTAATCGCTGCTTGGCATGCCAGCTGCATATAATCCAGCGCATTATGATCCTATGGCGTGCCCGAACTGTTTGATTTGTTAGACGATGCCCCTTTGGCGGACCCATCAGCACATCAGTGCACCTCTcaaagtatatttttttttgtattcgcTAATTTCCATTGACGAAAAGAAGCCAAGTAGCCACTTTATGTATTAATCTTAACTCCATCGATAGAAGAGTCAAAGAACTTATTTAAAGACTACTAACTATTAGTCCTCTTGGTTTAGAGATTTTTGTTGATTTACAGATTTTAAAATGTGATTTTAAATCACTGGGAACGGCAAGGATCCATTTTAAAGGCGAATATACTTGGACTTGGCAGCTATTAAATCAGCCAGCTAGATCGGTTTACCTTGGTTCAAGTGGCGACTGGAGAGTTCATTGTCCCAGCGCCAGCTGCCAACAACAGTTGGCTGTTATCCTTACCACTTAAGTGGGCCCCCAGGCGGCAGGACGACGAGAACGAAGCTCCGCTGCATTCCAAATGTCAGTCAACCTGCGATTGCCGGTAGCAGCAGCGAAGGCGGCAGATTTTCGCTGCTTTTGCCCGGTTTTCCCCGCCTTTCCTTCGCTTCTTCACCAAGCGCTTTTCCATTGCATGCCATTTTTCCTCGTGGCGCTGCAACGCGGCCGGATGATGAGTTTTTAATactgctttgtttttgtccgCCTGTCATGTTTAGGGGACTGGCACGCAGCTTTCCCGGCTGTCAGCCTGTCGGCCCAATTTCGAAACTTACTTTCCCGGTTTACCCGATTCCCATCCGATACGCGTGCCAAACTGTTGCCAATGTGTAGGAGCGTGGGAGCTTATGTTGACGCGAATGTTTCCGCCTCTTGCCAGTTTCCGTCGCTGGGTGGGAAAATGGGCAGCAATCTGGGTGGGCAGAAATCAATTTCTATTCGGACTCCGGACTTGGGAGTCAGTCCTCAGTCCAACCAACCATGCTCCAACTCTCAAATGAACTCAAGTCGAGCGAACCGAGTCCTAATTCATCTGATCAAGTATGCAGCAAACAGCTTGAGCTGCAGGAAAACTTTTACATCGAGTTAATTTACATTGTAATTTCCAATTGATGTCCTTAGCGGGGCAGCGaaaaaaactgatttaagAGGCAGAAATCTGGGAAAATCCCAAGGATTCGGCcaatacaaatacataaaaattgcaatttgcattaattatgcaaaatatattCGCAGTTGAGCCATCTAGGAAGCCTGATTTCCCCaccaatatttataaattttatgcgTCGTTAAATGTTGGTCGGAATGGCTTTCCTCAACCCTTGGGGGCTTTGTTCCGCTCTTTTGTGACCGTTCAACTGGAAATTATTCAAAACTTGAAGTCCGAAACTTTCTCCGATGCTTGTTGATAATAAAATTGCGGGCCGAAACGTTTATTCGCATTGTCCTTTGATTGGTTTTATGACTATTCGTAGACTTTCATATTgaagtatttaatttatgcgaTAATTTTACGAGGTCCTATGTATGGAAATACACTGAATGGAGATCGATGTCAAAGATAGTCTATATTGCCAGTATATGTTGTATATGAATATATGTACGTAAATGTTCTCTATAGTCTTAAAACTTACCACTTATCTTAtcttaaatgtaataaatatataaaagaaaataactattttataattataggTTTGTAGTATATTATCATACTAAGTCGAGtttctcgactatcagataccatTTACTCAGCAGTGGTGGTGCAaagcaaaaatgtttatataactttttgattttttaatgcattttaagGGGTTAATTATCTCCGATTATTCTTGTAGtttaatgaaaattatttCTTCAATGCGTTGAATACGTTTCTTCTTTCAAAGTTGTAACGATTTTTGTGCGATTCTTGATGGCTTGTTGCGCTCCCCTGAGTCGCTGATTAAAGTAATTTCCTGTGCGCTGTGAGCAAGTATTTGTGATTATGTCCATCCTCGGGTTGCTCCATATCCACACATAGTCCCATTACATGTGTGCTCCATATCCACCCACTTCACCAAAAGGGGCAAACGAAAGCGAGTTGGAAACGTGGCATCCCGAACAAGGACACGGGAAAACAGGATGAAGAACAGGGGACAGCagttgatgtttttttttacccacCTTTCataccacttttttttttgcattcgCCCGAAACAAGATGAAGTATGAAATATGATGTAAAATGATGTGATTACAGttgaaaatttacaaaaaaataataaaagaaccCAAGCGGATGGAGTTTGAAAACGGTGGAAGGCCAAGACACATGGCGTTGTGTCGGTAACCGAAGTGAAAAACGGCGAGAAAAGCCAAAGGGGTAAGGAATGTGGCTGCCAGtagcaacaagaacaaaacAACGTggcaggccataaaaatgagCAGCTCCTCAGTAAAGAAACCATAAAAGATAATTATAGTCGACTAAAAAATAccttttaattacatttaaatacaattacatttacatttaaaaacaaaaatgtttcagTGCTGAGTTGTTCTATTCTTACAAGCTCATACAATATACCTGGTATATAGTCAGGAACTGTTAAGAATTCAACATACCCATTAGTACTGCGTAGAAGTGGAGCCATTCATGCAGCTGTGAATGTGGGCGTggtaagggtcaaaacttggAAAGACGGAGGGCGCGTTGTAGGTGTTCGTGCCGCCGAGATTGAC is from Drosophila melanogaster chromosome 3L and encodes:
- the Dic4 gene encoding dicarboxylate carrier 4, isoform C, encoding MPVFDDHFLGDCHDEPEGLLPRWWFGGFASMCVAFAVAPIDIVKTHMQIQRQKRSILGTVKRIHSLKGYLGFYDGFSAAILRQMTSTNIHFIVYDTGKKMEYVDRDSYLGKIILGCVAGACGSAFGIPTDLINVRMQTDMKEPPYKRRNYKHVFDGLIRIPKEEGWKALYKGGSVAVFKSSLSTCSQIAFYDIIKTEVRKNISVNDGLPLHFLTSLGTSIISSAITHPLDVVRTIMMNSRPGEFRTVFQASVHMMRFGVMGPYRGFVPTIVRKAPATTLLFVLYEQLRLHFGICSLGGEKYN
- the CG6893 gene encoding uncharacterized protein, isoform B, whose amino-acid sequence is MVVIKKDRGMASNLQQAIRTHGFISLYDGLSAQLLRQLTYTSMRFHLYEMGKEHLDDPAGLLDKVLVAALAGCVAGVVGTPMELINTRMQVNRALPKETRWNYRNVFDGLYRVTREEGFTKLYSGCFLSFMRSSLITISQNAAYDQAKQIYAEFFHMKHDNTLLHLISSVTAAFVCGPIIKPIENLRYLRMVDSRRLINSISYMMRFGSRGPFRGMVPYVLRMVPNTVITFLSFEQLRVNFGYIEIEDDE
- the CG6893 gene encoding uncharacterized protein, isoform C, with the protein product MDIRAKRVIKTKKIRPRWWSGGVAGAIAQCFTAPFDLIEARMVVIKKDRGMASNLQQAIRTHGFISLYDGLSAQLLRQLTYTSMRFHLYEMGKEHLDDPAGLLDKVLVAALAGCVAGVVGTPMELINTRMQVNRALPKETRWNYRNVFDGLYRVTREEGFTKLYSGCFLSFMRSSLITISQNAAYDQAKQIYAEFFHMKHDNTLLHLISSVTAAFVCGPIIKPIENLRYLRMVDSRRLINSISYMMRFGSRGPFRGMVPYVLRMVPNTVITFLSFEQLRVNFGYIEIEDDE
- the Dic4 gene encoding dicarboxylate carrier 4, isoform B, with translation MPVFDDHFLGDCHDEPEGLLPRWWFGGFASMCVAFAVAPIDIVKTHMQIQRQKRSILGTVKRIHSLKGYLGFYDGFSAAILRQMTSTNIHFIVYDTGKKMEYVDRDSYLGKIILGCVAGACGSAFGIPTDLINVRMQTDMKEPPYKRPISMSSMDSFEFPRRRAGRHFTKVDR